One part of the Cyprinus carpio isolate SPL01 chromosome A25, ASM1834038v1, whole genome shotgun sequence genome encodes these proteins:
- the LOC109050695 gene encoding S-adenosylhomocysteine hydrolase-like protein 1 isoform X6, translating to MRKVYSLVSLTKNRESKDAVLSLNIKQIQYPEQTREFDSRLTKTGRRSLSHSISHSSTDSNSSDAENPEDEVSPRDMQQINSKGNMDFCIKNIKLADFGRREIELAEDEMTALMALRKAAQGEKPLAAAKIVGCTHVTAQTAVLFETLKVLGAQCRWAACNIYSTQDEVAAALAEQDFPVFAWKGESEDDFWWCIDRCVNVEGWEPNMILDDGGDMTHWIYKKYPHLFKKVKGIVEESITGIHRLHQLSKAGKLCVPAINVNDSVTKQKFDNLYCCRESILDSLKKTTDIMFGGKQVAICGYGEVGKGCSAALKAMGSVVYVTEIDPICALQACMDGFRLAKLGDVVRHVDMVITCTGNKNVVVREHMDLMKNGCVVCNMGRSNTEIDVNSLQTPELVWQHVRVQVDHIIWPDGKRIVLLAEGRVLNLSSSTVPIYVLSITATTQALALIELFNAPEGRYKQDVYLLPKKLDEYVASLHLQTFDAHLTELTDEQAKYMGLSKYGPFKPSYYRY from the exons ATGAGGAAAGTCTACAGCCTTGTTAGTCTCACTAAAAACAGGGAATCAAAAGATGCTGTGTTATCTCTTAACATCAAG CAAATCCAGTATCCTGAGCAGACGCGAGAATTCGACAGTCGATTAACAAAGACGGGACGCCGCTCCCTGTCCCACTCTATTTCTCATTCCTCTACAGACAGTAACAGCTCAG ATGCAGAAAATCCAGAAGATGAGGTCTCTCCTCGAGACATGCAACAGATTAACTCTAAAGGGAACATGGACTTCTGCATCAAAAACATCAAACTGGCAGACTTTGGTCGTCGAGAGATAGAACTTGCCGAGGATG AGATGACTGCATTGATGGCCTTGAGAAAAGCTGCCCAGGGAGAGAAACCACTGGCAGCGGCAAAAATAGTGGGATGCACCCACGTCACAGCCCAGACAGCT GTGCTGTTTGAGACTCTAAAGGTGTTAGGGGCTCAGTGTAGGTGGGCAGCCTGTAATATTTACTCCACTCAGGATGAAGTGGCAGCTGCTTTAGCAGAGCAAG ATTTTCCAGTGTTTGCATGGAAGGGAGAATCTGAGGATGACTTCTGGTGGTGTATTGATCGCTGTGTAAATGTGGAGGGCTGGGAGCCAAACATG ATCCTCGATGATGGAGGAGATATGACACATTGGATATACAAGAAATATCCTCACCTCTTCAAGAAAGTCAAGGGTATAGTTGAAGAAAGTATCACAGGCATTCACAG GCTCCATCAGCTCTCCAAAGCTGGAAAACTATGTGTGCCAGCCATAAATGTGAATGACTCGGTCACTAAACAAAAATTTGACAACCTCTACTGCTGCAGGGAGTCCATTCTGGATAG TCTTAAAAAGACCACTGATATCATGTTTGGGGGAAAGCAGGTGGCTATATGTGGATACGGGGAG GTGGGAAAAGGTTGTTCTGCAGCTCTGAAAGCGATGGGGTCTGTTGTGTATGTAACTGAAATCGACCCCATCTGTGCTCTACAAGCATG CATGGATGGCTTTCGATTGGCCAAACTAGGTGATGTTGTAAGACATGTGGACATGGTCATCACCTGCACAG GTAACAAAAACGTTGTTGTGAGGGAACACATGGACCTAATGAAGAATGGCTGCGTTGTCTGCAATATGGGACGCTCCAATACAGAAATTGATGTT AACAGTCTGCAAACCCCAGAGTTAGTATGGCAACATGTGAGAGTGCAAGTGGATCACATTATTTGGCCTGATGGCAAGAGAATAGTACTCCTTGCAGAG GGCCGTGTTCTTAATCTAAGCTCCTCCACTGTACCCATATATGTGCTTTCCATCACAGCCACCACACAG GCTTTGGCATTGATCGAGCTATTCAATGCTCCTGAGGGCCGTTACAAGCAAGATGTCTATCTTCTTCCCAAGAAACTGG ATGAGTATGTTGCAAGCCTGCATCTTCAGACTTTTGATGCCCACCTGACTGAGCTTACAGATGAACAAGCCAAATACATGGGCTTGAGTAAATATGGCCCCTTCAAACCCAGTTACTACAG GTATTAA
- the LOC109050695 gene encoding S-adenosylhomocysteine hydrolase-like protein 1 isoform X3 yields the protein MDSSLNSKPENRSATPPLEDNESMEESSHNGEAAISSALETAGDGDSSQPPTISSKLLRMLEAATNWRPALVKMQNGEEVFDENVGAVSEAPRTKRQIQYPEQTREFDSRLTKTGRRSLSHSISHSSTDSNSSDAENPEDEVSPRDMQQINSKGNMDFCIKNIKLADFGRREIELAEDEMTALMALRKAAQGEKPLAAAKIVGCTHVTAQTAVLFETLKVLGAQCRWAACNIYSTQDEVAAALAEQDFPVFAWKGESEDDFWWCIDRCVNVEGWEPNMILDDGGDMTHWIYKKYPHLFKKVKGIVEESITGIHRLHQLSKAGKLCVPAINVNDSVTKQKFDNLYCCRESILDSLKKTTDIMFGGKQVAICGYGEVGKGCSAALKAMGSVVYVTEIDPICALQACMDGFRLAKLGDVVRHVDMVITCTGNKNVVVREHMDLMKNGCVVCNMGRSNTEIDVNSLQTPELVWQHVRVQVDHIIWPDGKRIVLLAEGRVLNLSSSTVPIYVLSITATTQALALIELFNAPEGRYKQDVYLLPKKLDEYVASLHLQTFDAHLTELTDEQAKYMGLSKYGPFKPSYYRY from the exons ATGGACAGCAGTCTCAACAGCAAACCAGAGAATCGGTCTGCAACTCCACCATTGGAAGACAATGAGAGCATGGAGGAGAGTAGCCATAATGGTGAAGCTGCAATTTCCTCTGCTCTGGAAACAGCTGGAGATGGAGATTCCTCACAACCGCCAACAATTAGCTCCAAGTTATTGAGAATGCTGGAAGCAGCAACCAACTGGCGTCCTGCGCTCGTAAAAATGCAGAACGGCGAGGAAGTATTCGATGAAAATGTTGGAGCCGTCAGTGAAGCGCCAAGAACAAAAAGA CAAATCCAGTATCCTGAGCAGACGCGAGAATTCGACAGTCGATTAACAAAGACGGGACGCCGCTCCCTGTCCCACTCTATTTCTCATTCCTCTACAGACAGTAACAGCTCAG ATGCAGAAAATCCAGAAGATGAGGTCTCTCCTCGAGACATGCAACAGATTAACTCTAAAGGGAACATGGACTTCTGCATCAAAAACATCAAACTGGCAGACTTTGGTCGTCGAGAGATAGAACTTGCCGAGGATG AGATGACTGCATTGATGGCCTTGAGAAAAGCTGCCCAGGGAGAGAAACCACTGGCAGCGGCAAAAATAGTGGGATGCACCCACGTCACAGCCCAGACAGCT GTGCTGTTTGAGACTCTAAAGGTGTTAGGGGCTCAGTGTAGGTGGGCAGCCTGTAATATTTACTCCACTCAGGATGAAGTGGCAGCTGCTTTAGCAGAGCAAG ATTTTCCAGTGTTTGCATGGAAGGGAGAATCTGAGGATGACTTCTGGTGGTGTATTGATCGCTGTGTAAATGTGGAGGGCTGGGAGCCAAACATG ATCCTCGATGATGGAGGAGATATGACACATTGGATATACAAGAAATATCCTCACCTCTTCAAGAAAGTCAAGGGTATAGTTGAAGAAAGTATCACAGGCATTCACAG GCTCCATCAGCTCTCCAAAGCTGGAAAACTATGTGTGCCAGCCATAAATGTGAATGACTCGGTCACTAAACAAAAATTTGACAACCTCTACTGCTGCAGGGAGTCCATTCTGGATAG TCTTAAAAAGACCACTGATATCATGTTTGGGGGAAAGCAGGTGGCTATATGTGGATACGGGGAG GTGGGAAAAGGTTGTTCTGCAGCTCTGAAAGCGATGGGGTCTGTTGTGTATGTAACTGAAATCGACCCCATCTGTGCTCTACAAGCATG CATGGATGGCTTTCGATTGGCCAAACTAGGTGATGTTGTAAGACATGTGGACATGGTCATCACCTGCACAG GTAACAAAAACGTTGTTGTGAGGGAACACATGGACCTAATGAAGAATGGCTGCGTTGTCTGCAATATGGGACGCTCCAATACAGAAATTGATGTT AACAGTCTGCAAACCCCAGAGTTAGTATGGCAACATGTGAGAGTGCAAGTGGATCACATTATTTGGCCTGATGGCAAGAGAATAGTACTCCTTGCAGAG GGCCGTGTTCTTAATCTAAGCTCCTCCACTGTACCCATATATGTGCTTTCCATCACAGCCACCACACAG GCTTTGGCATTGATCGAGCTATTCAATGCTCCTGAGGGCCGTTACAAGCAAGATGTCTATCTTCTTCCCAAGAAACTGG ATGAGTATGTTGCAAGCCTGCATCTTCAGACTTTTGATGCCCACCTGACTGAGCTTACAGATGAACAAGCCAAATACATGGGCTTGAGTAAATATGGCCCCTTCAAACCCAGTTACTACAG GTATTAA
- the LOC109050695 gene encoding S-adenosylhomocysteine hydrolase-like protein 1 isoform X1 has product MDSSLNSKPENRSATPPLEDNESMEESSHNGEAAISSALETAGDGDSSQPPTISSKLLRMLEAATNWRPALVKMQNGEEVFDENVGAVSEAPRTKRQIQYPEQTREFDSRLTKTGRRSLSHSISHSSTDSNSSGGSDAENPEDEVSPRDMQQINSKGNMDFCIKNIKLADFGRREIELAEDEMTALMALRKAAQGEKPLAAAKIVGCTHVTAQTAVLFETLKVLGAQCRWAACNIYSTQDEVAAALAEQDFPVFAWKGESEDDFWWCIDRCVNVEGWEPNMILDDGGDMTHWIYKKYPHLFKKVKGIVEESITGIHRLHQLSKAGKLCVPAINVNDSVTKQKFDNLYCCRESILDSLKKTTDIMFGGKQVAICGYGEVGKGCSAALKAMGSVVYVTEIDPICALQACMDGFRLAKLGDVVRHVDMVITCTGNKNVVVREHMDLMKNGCVVCNMGRSNTEIDVNSLQTPELVWQHVRVQVDHIIWPDGKRIVLLAEGRVLNLSSSTVPIYVLSITATTQALALIELFNAPEGRYKQDVYLLPKKLDEYVASLHLQTFDAHLTELTDEQAKYMGLSKYGPFKPSYYRY; this is encoded by the exons ATGGACAGCAGTCTCAACAGCAAACCAGAGAATCGGTCTGCAACTCCACCATTGGAAGACAATGAGAGCATGGAGGAGAGTAGCCATAATGGTGAAGCTGCAATTTCCTCTGCTCTGGAAACAGCTGGAGATGGAGATTCCTCACAACCGCCAACAATTAGCTCCAAGTTATTGAGAATGCTGGAAGCAGCAACCAACTGGCGTCCTGCGCTCGTAAAAATGCAGAACGGCGAGGAAGTATTCGATGAAAATGTTGGAGCCGTCAGTGAAGCGCCAAGAACAAAAAGA CAAATCCAGTATCCTGAGCAGACGCGAGAATTCGACAGTCGATTAACAAAGACGGGACGCCGCTCCCTGTCCCACTCTATTTCTCATTCCTCTACAGACAGTAACAGCTCAG GGGGTTCAGATGCAGAAAATCCAGAAGATGAGGTCTCTCCTCGAGACATGCAACAGATTAACTCTAAAGGGAACATGGACTTCTGCATCAAAAACATCAAACTGGCAGACTTTGGTCGTCGAGAGATAGAACTTGCCGAGGATG AGATGACTGCATTGATGGCCTTGAGAAAAGCTGCCCAGGGAGAGAAACCACTGGCAGCGGCAAAAATAGTGGGATGCACCCACGTCACAGCCCAGACAGCT GTGCTGTTTGAGACTCTAAAGGTGTTAGGGGCTCAGTGTAGGTGGGCAGCCTGTAATATTTACTCCACTCAGGATGAAGTGGCAGCTGCTTTAGCAGAGCAAG ATTTTCCAGTGTTTGCATGGAAGGGAGAATCTGAGGATGACTTCTGGTGGTGTATTGATCGCTGTGTAAATGTGGAGGGCTGGGAGCCAAACATG ATCCTCGATGATGGAGGAGATATGACACATTGGATATACAAGAAATATCCTCACCTCTTCAAGAAAGTCAAGGGTATAGTTGAAGAAAGTATCACAGGCATTCACAG GCTCCATCAGCTCTCCAAAGCTGGAAAACTATGTGTGCCAGCCATAAATGTGAATGACTCGGTCACTAAACAAAAATTTGACAACCTCTACTGCTGCAGGGAGTCCATTCTGGATAG TCTTAAAAAGACCACTGATATCATGTTTGGGGGAAAGCAGGTGGCTATATGTGGATACGGGGAG GTGGGAAAAGGTTGTTCTGCAGCTCTGAAAGCGATGGGGTCTGTTGTGTATGTAACTGAAATCGACCCCATCTGTGCTCTACAAGCATG CATGGATGGCTTTCGATTGGCCAAACTAGGTGATGTTGTAAGACATGTGGACATGGTCATCACCTGCACAG GTAACAAAAACGTTGTTGTGAGGGAACACATGGACCTAATGAAGAATGGCTGCGTTGTCTGCAATATGGGACGCTCCAATACAGAAATTGATGTT AACAGTCTGCAAACCCCAGAGTTAGTATGGCAACATGTGAGAGTGCAAGTGGATCACATTATTTGGCCTGATGGCAAGAGAATAGTACTCCTTGCAGAG GGCCGTGTTCTTAATCTAAGCTCCTCCACTGTACCCATATATGTGCTTTCCATCACAGCCACCACACAG GCTTTGGCATTGATCGAGCTATTCAATGCTCCTGAGGGCCGTTACAAGCAAGATGTCTATCTTCTTCCCAAGAAACTGG ATGAGTATGTTGCAAGCCTGCATCTTCAGACTTTTGATGCCCACCTGACTGAGCTTACAGATGAACAAGCCAAATACATGGGCTTGAGTAAATATGGCCCCTTCAAACCCAGTTACTACAG GTATTAA
- the LOC109050695 gene encoding S-adenosylhomocysteine hydrolase-like protein 1 isoform X4, whose amino-acid sequence MRKVYSLVSLTKNRESKDAVLSLNIKQIQYPEQTREFDSRLTKTGRRSLSHSISHSSTDSNSSGGSDAENPEDEVSPRDMQQINSKGNMDFCIKNIKLADFGRREIELAEDEMTALMALRKAAQGEKPLAAAKIVGCTHVTAQTAVLFETLKVLGAQCRWAACNIYSTQDEVAAALAEQDFPVFAWKGESEDDFWWCIDRCVNVEGWEPNMILDDGGDMTHWIYKKYPHLFKKVKGIVEESITGIHRLHQLSKAGKLCVPAINVNDSVTKQKFDNLYCCRESILDSLKKTTDIMFGGKQVAICGYGEVGKGCSAALKAMGSVVYVTEIDPICALQACMDGFRLAKLGDVVRHVDMVITCTGNKNVVVREHMDLMKNGCVVCNMGRSNTEIDVNSLQTPELVWQHVRVQVDHIIWPDGKRIVLLAEGRVLNLSSSTVPIYVLSITATTQALALIELFNAPEGRYKQDVYLLPKKLDEYVASLHLQTFDAHLTELTDEQAKYMGLSKYGPFKPSYYRY is encoded by the exons ATGAGGAAAGTCTACAGCCTTGTTAGTCTCACTAAAAACAGGGAATCAAAAGATGCTGTGTTATCTCTTAACATCAAG CAAATCCAGTATCCTGAGCAGACGCGAGAATTCGACAGTCGATTAACAAAGACGGGACGCCGCTCCCTGTCCCACTCTATTTCTCATTCCTCTACAGACAGTAACAGCTCAG GGGGTTCAGATGCAGAAAATCCAGAAGATGAGGTCTCTCCTCGAGACATGCAACAGATTAACTCTAAAGGGAACATGGACTTCTGCATCAAAAACATCAAACTGGCAGACTTTGGTCGTCGAGAGATAGAACTTGCCGAGGATG AGATGACTGCATTGATGGCCTTGAGAAAAGCTGCCCAGGGAGAGAAACCACTGGCAGCGGCAAAAATAGTGGGATGCACCCACGTCACAGCCCAGACAGCT GTGCTGTTTGAGACTCTAAAGGTGTTAGGGGCTCAGTGTAGGTGGGCAGCCTGTAATATTTACTCCACTCAGGATGAAGTGGCAGCTGCTTTAGCAGAGCAAG ATTTTCCAGTGTTTGCATGGAAGGGAGAATCTGAGGATGACTTCTGGTGGTGTATTGATCGCTGTGTAAATGTGGAGGGCTGGGAGCCAAACATG ATCCTCGATGATGGAGGAGATATGACACATTGGATATACAAGAAATATCCTCACCTCTTCAAGAAAGTCAAGGGTATAGTTGAAGAAAGTATCACAGGCATTCACAG GCTCCATCAGCTCTCCAAAGCTGGAAAACTATGTGTGCCAGCCATAAATGTGAATGACTCGGTCACTAAACAAAAATTTGACAACCTCTACTGCTGCAGGGAGTCCATTCTGGATAG TCTTAAAAAGACCACTGATATCATGTTTGGGGGAAAGCAGGTGGCTATATGTGGATACGGGGAG GTGGGAAAAGGTTGTTCTGCAGCTCTGAAAGCGATGGGGTCTGTTGTGTATGTAACTGAAATCGACCCCATCTGTGCTCTACAAGCATG CATGGATGGCTTTCGATTGGCCAAACTAGGTGATGTTGTAAGACATGTGGACATGGTCATCACCTGCACAG GTAACAAAAACGTTGTTGTGAGGGAACACATGGACCTAATGAAGAATGGCTGCGTTGTCTGCAATATGGGACGCTCCAATACAGAAATTGATGTT AACAGTCTGCAAACCCCAGAGTTAGTATGGCAACATGTGAGAGTGCAAGTGGATCACATTATTTGGCCTGATGGCAAGAGAATAGTACTCCTTGCAGAG GGCCGTGTTCTTAATCTAAGCTCCTCCACTGTACCCATATATGTGCTTTCCATCACAGCCACCACACAG GCTTTGGCATTGATCGAGCTATTCAATGCTCCTGAGGGCCGTTACAAGCAAGATGTCTATCTTCTTCCCAAGAAACTGG ATGAGTATGTTGCAAGCCTGCATCTTCAGACTTTTGATGCCCACCTGACTGAGCTTACAGATGAACAAGCCAAATACATGGGCTTGAGTAAATATGGCCCCTTCAAACCCAGTTACTACAG GTATTAA
- the LOC109050695 gene encoding S-adenosylhomocysteine hydrolase-like protein 1 isoform X5 → MRKVYSLVSLTKNRESKDAVLSLNIKQIQYPEQTREFDSRLTKTGRRSLSHSISHSSTDSNSSGGSDAENPEDEVSPRDMQQINSKGNMDFCIKNIKLADFGRREIELAEDEMTALMALRKAAQGEKPLAAAKIVGCTHVTAQTAVLFETLKVLGAQCRWAACNIYSTQDEVAAALAEQDFPVFAWKGESEDDFWWCIDRCVNVEGWEPNMILDDGGDMTHWIYKKYPHLFKKVKGIVEESITGIHRLHQLSKAGKLCVPAINVNDSVTKQKFDNLYCCRESILDSLKKTTDIMFGGKQVAICGYGEVGKGCSAALKAMGSVVYVTEIDPICALQACMDGFRLAKLGDVVRHVDMVITCTGNKNVVVREHMDLMKNGCVVCNMGRSNTEIDVNSLQTPELVWQHVRVQVDHIIWPDGKRIVLLAEGRVLNLSSSTVPIYVLSITATTQALALIELFNAPEGRYKQDVYLLPKKLDEYVASLHLQTFDAHLTELTDEQAKYMGLSKYGPFKPSYYR, encoded by the exons ATGAGGAAAGTCTACAGCCTTGTTAGTCTCACTAAAAACAGGGAATCAAAAGATGCTGTGTTATCTCTTAACATCAAG CAAATCCAGTATCCTGAGCAGACGCGAGAATTCGACAGTCGATTAACAAAGACGGGACGCCGCTCCCTGTCCCACTCTATTTCTCATTCCTCTACAGACAGTAACAGCTCAG GGGGTTCAGATGCAGAAAATCCAGAAGATGAGGTCTCTCCTCGAGACATGCAACAGATTAACTCTAAAGGGAACATGGACTTCTGCATCAAAAACATCAAACTGGCAGACTTTGGTCGTCGAGAGATAGAACTTGCCGAGGATG AGATGACTGCATTGATGGCCTTGAGAAAAGCTGCCCAGGGAGAGAAACCACTGGCAGCGGCAAAAATAGTGGGATGCACCCACGTCACAGCCCAGACAGCT GTGCTGTTTGAGACTCTAAAGGTGTTAGGGGCTCAGTGTAGGTGGGCAGCCTGTAATATTTACTCCACTCAGGATGAAGTGGCAGCTGCTTTAGCAGAGCAAG ATTTTCCAGTGTTTGCATGGAAGGGAGAATCTGAGGATGACTTCTGGTGGTGTATTGATCGCTGTGTAAATGTGGAGGGCTGGGAGCCAAACATG ATCCTCGATGATGGAGGAGATATGACACATTGGATATACAAGAAATATCCTCACCTCTTCAAGAAAGTCAAGGGTATAGTTGAAGAAAGTATCACAGGCATTCACAG GCTCCATCAGCTCTCCAAAGCTGGAAAACTATGTGTGCCAGCCATAAATGTGAATGACTCGGTCACTAAACAAAAATTTGACAACCTCTACTGCTGCAGGGAGTCCATTCTGGATAG TCTTAAAAAGACCACTGATATCATGTTTGGGGGAAAGCAGGTGGCTATATGTGGATACGGGGAG GTGGGAAAAGGTTGTTCTGCAGCTCTGAAAGCGATGGGGTCTGTTGTGTATGTAACTGAAATCGACCCCATCTGTGCTCTACAAGCATG CATGGATGGCTTTCGATTGGCCAAACTAGGTGATGTTGTAAGACATGTGGACATGGTCATCACCTGCACAG GTAACAAAAACGTTGTTGTGAGGGAACACATGGACCTAATGAAGAATGGCTGCGTTGTCTGCAATATGGGACGCTCCAATACAGAAATTGATGTT AACAGTCTGCAAACCCCAGAGTTAGTATGGCAACATGTGAGAGTGCAAGTGGATCACATTATTTGGCCTGATGGCAAGAGAATAGTACTCCTTGCAGAG GGCCGTGTTCTTAATCTAAGCTCCTCCACTGTACCCATATATGTGCTTTCCATCACAGCCACCACACAG GCTTTGGCATTGATCGAGCTATTCAATGCTCCTGAGGGCCGTTACAAGCAAGATGTCTATCTTCTTCCCAAGAAACTGG ATGAGTATGTTGCAAGCCTGCATCTTCAGACTTTTGATGCCCACCTGACTGAGCTTACAGATGAACAAGCCAAATACATGGGCTTGAGTAAATATGGCCCCTTCAAACCCAGTTACTACAGgtga
- the LOC109050695 gene encoding S-adenosylhomocysteine hydrolase-like protein 1 isoform X2 — MDSSLNSKPENRSATPPLEDNESMEESSHNGEAAISSALETAGDGDSSQPPTISSKLLRMLEAATNWRPALVKMQNGEEVFDENVGAVSEAPRTKRQIQYPEQTREFDSRLTKTGRRSLSHSISHSSTDSNSSGGSDAENPEDEVSPRDMQQINSKGNMDFCIKNIKLADFGRREIELAEDEMTALMALRKAAQGEKPLAAAKIVGCTHVTAQTAVLFETLKVLGAQCRWAACNIYSTQDEVAAALAEQDFPVFAWKGESEDDFWWCIDRCVNVEGWEPNMILDDGGDMTHWIYKKYPHLFKKVKGIVEESITGIHRLHQLSKAGKLCVPAINVNDSVTKQKFDNLYCCRESILDSLKKTTDIMFGGKQVAICGYGEVGKGCSAALKAMGSVVYVTEIDPICALQACMDGFRLAKLGDVVRHVDMVITCTGNKNVVVREHMDLMKNGCVVCNMGRSNTEIDVNSLQTPELVWQHVRVQVDHIIWPDGKRIVLLAEGRVLNLSSSTVPIYVLSITATTQALALIELFNAPEGRYKQDVYLLPKKLDEYVASLHLQTFDAHLTELTDEQAKYMGLSKYGPFKPSYYR; from the exons ATGGACAGCAGTCTCAACAGCAAACCAGAGAATCGGTCTGCAACTCCACCATTGGAAGACAATGAGAGCATGGAGGAGAGTAGCCATAATGGTGAAGCTGCAATTTCCTCTGCTCTGGAAACAGCTGGAGATGGAGATTCCTCACAACCGCCAACAATTAGCTCCAAGTTATTGAGAATGCTGGAAGCAGCAACCAACTGGCGTCCTGCGCTCGTAAAAATGCAGAACGGCGAGGAAGTATTCGATGAAAATGTTGGAGCCGTCAGTGAAGCGCCAAGAACAAAAAGA CAAATCCAGTATCCTGAGCAGACGCGAGAATTCGACAGTCGATTAACAAAGACGGGACGCCGCTCCCTGTCCCACTCTATTTCTCATTCCTCTACAGACAGTAACAGCTCAG GGGGTTCAGATGCAGAAAATCCAGAAGATGAGGTCTCTCCTCGAGACATGCAACAGATTAACTCTAAAGGGAACATGGACTTCTGCATCAAAAACATCAAACTGGCAGACTTTGGTCGTCGAGAGATAGAACTTGCCGAGGATG AGATGACTGCATTGATGGCCTTGAGAAAAGCTGCCCAGGGAGAGAAACCACTGGCAGCGGCAAAAATAGTGGGATGCACCCACGTCACAGCCCAGACAGCT GTGCTGTTTGAGACTCTAAAGGTGTTAGGGGCTCAGTGTAGGTGGGCAGCCTGTAATATTTACTCCACTCAGGATGAAGTGGCAGCTGCTTTAGCAGAGCAAG ATTTTCCAGTGTTTGCATGGAAGGGAGAATCTGAGGATGACTTCTGGTGGTGTATTGATCGCTGTGTAAATGTGGAGGGCTGGGAGCCAAACATG ATCCTCGATGATGGAGGAGATATGACACATTGGATATACAAGAAATATCCTCACCTCTTCAAGAAAGTCAAGGGTATAGTTGAAGAAAGTATCACAGGCATTCACAG GCTCCATCAGCTCTCCAAAGCTGGAAAACTATGTGTGCCAGCCATAAATGTGAATGACTCGGTCACTAAACAAAAATTTGACAACCTCTACTGCTGCAGGGAGTCCATTCTGGATAG TCTTAAAAAGACCACTGATATCATGTTTGGGGGAAAGCAGGTGGCTATATGTGGATACGGGGAG GTGGGAAAAGGTTGTTCTGCAGCTCTGAAAGCGATGGGGTCTGTTGTGTATGTAACTGAAATCGACCCCATCTGTGCTCTACAAGCATG CATGGATGGCTTTCGATTGGCCAAACTAGGTGATGTTGTAAGACATGTGGACATGGTCATCACCTGCACAG GTAACAAAAACGTTGTTGTGAGGGAACACATGGACCTAATGAAGAATGGCTGCGTTGTCTGCAATATGGGACGCTCCAATACAGAAATTGATGTT AACAGTCTGCAAACCCCAGAGTTAGTATGGCAACATGTGAGAGTGCAAGTGGATCACATTATTTGGCCTGATGGCAAGAGAATAGTACTCCTTGCAGAG GGCCGTGTTCTTAATCTAAGCTCCTCCACTGTACCCATATATGTGCTTTCCATCACAGCCACCACACAG GCTTTGGCATTGATCGAGCTATTCAATGCTCCTGAGGGCCGTTACAAGCAAGATGTCTATCTTCTTCCCAAGAAACTGG ATGAGTATGTTGCAAGCCTGCATCTTCAGACTTTTGATGCCCACCTGACTGAGCTTACAGATGAACAAGCCAAATACATGGGCTTGAGTAAATATGGCCCCTTCAAACCCAGTTACTACAGgtga